DNA sequence from the Hemibagrus wyckioides isolate EC202008001 linkage group LG20, SWU_Hwy_1.0, whole genome shotgun sequence genome:
tttttaattattattaaataatccaTAAATCGAGTTTCTATGCAGAAACCCCAATCCCAAGATCAGACAATCCCACGTGAGGTCTCGAGCCCCGGTGTCAGAACCTGTGCACGTGTCATGGTGGGCGTGTCCTGTTGTTCAAAGaactgtttatttctgtttaaactgtctccatggtgataGCGCGTCACGTGGAACGATTTTAAATCAAACCACAACATTGAGTTGGTGCTTGACTTTGGATAAACAACAGCAATCAAGACCACAGAAAGCGATTAGAGAAGAACAAACCCAAAGGACTAAAGAAAGCAACTGGAAAAGAAGAAACCCATGGACTTTAGACGATTTCTCCCGGATGTGACAAATTTTCCTCTCCGCAAGATCGGCTGTGCTGCGGGGCTGCTCGCTGTCTCTGCAGGTGCGGGTTACTTCGTGTACCGCTACTTTCAGAGACGCAGCACAGCTACCGACCACACTCAGCCAGCTCACGGTAGGATGATTTGACTTTAATATCATAgtgtttttacaataaatcatgtttaagttacactgtgttacagtctaatgttatctaGTTAATCAGCGATATCCTCTTCTGCCgcgaattagcctaatgctagttaccttgctagcgaactcggccaTAGGAATAAACTACACAGCAAAATACTTAACCGGATTGATAACACTGacttaagaatttattttatttcggCAGTAAAATGTTTACCTCACTGGtcggtcacttttaacaataatgACCACTGGTTTTAGACAAAATCATGCTTAGTCTAGTGATTAGCTAGCTCTCGCGCACGGACTTTTCGCTAGCTCTCGCGCACGGACTTTTACCTCTTTAAATTTCGGTGTAATTTTTGGCCTAATGTTATTTATCTAGAGAATTTGTCTATGTGTTTCATTATTACACAAATTCCATGTTAAATTAATGTACCTTTTACATGTCATTAATGTCTTTTTGTTACAAATGTCTTATCTGCCTTTAGAATGTAGCTAATCGtgtcatttccacaatatcatagtgagtataaagatTGTTAGATTGCTGaactcggtctctctctctctctctctctctctctctctctctctccatttaagattactaaataaaataattagaaaatgaaTCTGCTTGCCATCACTAATctatcatttgtgtgtgtgggaaacacTGGTCTAACATTAGCTACACTGCTAACAAACCTGGCTATATAGCTGGGGAGctaaatattgtattgtgtagaataaaacattaaaatcagtAGATGGCTaaatattctcatttattattaatgcctGATTTTAATTGAATAGTTAGCTGAATGCTAATGCACTTGAAAACATGGCTACCCATTTTAAGCTCTCAACACtacaatatttctcctagtTTTACCTACTAGTTAATAAACTTGGCTATTGGTTGTAAATGTATGATAGAAAATGTTAGTTGTAATTGAAGTCattattctgagtcacagaaaaccTCCTTTTTTACAGactctgtggatgtgctgggagAATCACctgatactccctctgtcctccaggtaagTGTCCGCTAAATAGTCcgattttaactacatttcaaACATTTAGGCTGctactaactgtgtgtgtgtgtgtctatgtctatgTCTATGTCTATTAAGGTCGATGAGCCCAAAGTGCTGATTTTTACTGGTGACCCTCACAGTGACACTTCAGCTGTCAGTCTGGTAACCAAAtctacaatttatttacaaagatgACCGCAGGATtgtccatgtgacagaatgttagatgtgttagtatgaaactgctagaAAGAGAAACACTTGTGAATTttttgctctacttttcacagcctcccagtgctggtgagctgaacagagcctggtgtgatgatcaggttcAGTCTCCAGACTCCATCAGCTCccagtctgaggtactgtacagtgctgtagctgagacacacacacacacacacacacacacacacacacacacacacacgtctttacaagtttgaatgtttatttttgttgttctcTTTCTAGTCAGTGGAAATCAAGAGAGACCACCTCAGGATattaaggggtccagagagtcaaCCCTGTGAAACCACAGAGACGTACCCCTTGCATCATGAGGTaatcagtctttattactctgatgaagagatttgACAGTAGTGAGTATTATATGcacgctttttttttaatagttcttgagtttcatctaattgtcatttATAGGAATTCTCTTATGATGACACTGAAGACCCGTCCACTGACAtgcaggtaagggattattcattgtggtgTGATAAAATTTtgttaactgcagtgactaattgtgtttgtgtgtgttaaggctGTTGAGGCAAACCTGCAGCTGCAGTCCACTGAACCTCAACAAGACACTTCAGCTGTcagtctggtaaccaaacctacaatttatttacaaagatgaccgctggattgtccatgtgacagaatgttagatgtgttagtatgaaaccgCTAGAATAAGAAACACTGGTGAACTttttgctctacttttcacagcctcccagtgctggtgagctgaacagagcctggtgtgatgatcaggttcAGTCTCCAGACTCCATCAGCTCccagtctgaggtactgtacagtgctgcagctgagagagacacacacacacacacacacacacacacacacacacaattttacaagttgttttgttttgtttttcgatTTCTAGTCAGTGGACATTAAGATCCATATAATGTtctgtgttttaatataaaactctTGTGATATGAAGCACTTGTGATCTTTTTGCTCTGCTTCAATGTTCACTTTTGTGAATTGGGGTTGTAGATGTTGAGCTTTATCTAAATGTTATTTGCAGGATTTCTCTCAATTTAAGGACACTGAGGACCTTCTTACTGGAACTCAGGTAAGGGCTTATTCATTGTGACATTACAAAATGTtgttaactgcagtgactaattttgtgtgtttgtgtgtgttaaggtcgcTGAGCTGTATGATGAGCCGCTGCCCACCGCTTCTGGTGATGACCCTACAGCATTCGTCCTGAATGAGTGTAAttcagaggagagcagagaggatgaggagctaCAGCCTGAGAGAAAGAGCCTGGAGGACTTCAACTTCCTCAGTGTGCTTGGAAAGGGTACATACGGGAAGGTGATTTTGTCCGAGCTCAAAGGCACTGATGAGGTGTATGCGCTGAAGTTTATGCAGAAGGACATGATCTGGGAATATGAAAACATCAGCTGCACCTTTATGGAGAGGCGGATCTTGGCTCTGGCCAGTGAACACCCCTACCTGACCCACCTCTACTGTAGCTTCCAGACCAGCGACTCACTGTGCTTCGCAATGGAATTTGTGAATGGCGGGGATCTTGCATTTCACATTTCCTGTTCATGTGGATTTGATGAACCCCGCACCAGATTTTATGCTGCTGAGATCGCCTGTGCCCTCATGTTCCTCCACCGCAATGGGATTATACACAGAGATCTCAAACCTGGAAACATCCTCCTCGATGCCGATGGCCACTGCAAGCTTGCTGACTTTGGCTTGTGCGCAGAGGGAATACTAGACGGCAAGACTGCCAACACTTTTTGTGGCACACCCAACTACATGGCACCAGAGGTGTTACAGTATTGGGAATACGACACATCGGTGGATTGGTGGGCCCTAGGTGTGATCATGTACGAGATGATGACAGGCTACGCTCCGTTTCATGATCACAACGAGGAGAAGATGTTTGAGTCCATCATCAATGCTGAACCGGAATATCCATCAGACCTCAGTAGGAATGCGGTCAACATCCTCAAAGCGTTCCTGAGGAAGAAGCCCATGGATCGTCTCGGCTGTGTGGTGTCCGAGGGCAAGGAGAATGCCATCAAAGCTCACCCTTTCTTCAGTGAGATCAACTGGTCATGGCTGGAACAGAGGAAGATCACTCCTCCGTTTCAACCACAGATAACATCAAAGAGGGACGTCAATAATTTTGATGGCAGATTCACCCGTGAGGAGCCCAAGCTTTCTCATGGGAATCTCTCCTTCTTCATCCAGTCCATCCAAGAGGAGTTTGATGGCTTCTCATTTATTAACACTAAATATTAACTTTGCTAATCTAATATtagcatatattattattattattattattattattattattattattattattgtcataccatttaaattataatattttatttttatatacactatatattatattatattatattatattatattatattatattatattatattatattatattttgatgggcagcacggtggcttagtggttagcactgttgcctcacagcaagaaggtcctgggttcgaatcccggggtcgaacaggctggggcctttctgtgtggagtttgcatgttctccccgtgcctgcgtgggtttactccgggtactccggtttcctcccacagtccaaagacatgtacattaggttgattggtaattttaaattgcccataggagtgagtgtgtgtggttgtttgtctgtgtggccctgtgatggactgtccagggtgtacccctgcctttcgccctatgtgcgctgggataggctccagcagacccccgtattttatattttatatttcattttatattatatatgaaattaaattattatttttatcattataatttattgtttatttttatattatttatgcatatttatattcatattcatatttatatacatatatatatataatatatacatatatttgcatatgcatatacgAGAACTACtggtttttcacaattatttttgtctttaatttctactgtttaattttccctatttttttctatatatttttaactatatcccttatttttcatgtccacacactttaatttatactcttttctttcttcaaatgtaggacagtcgttaAAATcacttcactacatgtcgtactgtgtgatttcgtatgtgattaataaaatttgaatttgatttgaatttgaatattaattgatcattttaaagattaatttgtactgtgtttgtaattatcaaataaataaccttTTTTCCTCATAGAAGACTTATcaattgttttgcttttgttcaaACATCCAGATGTTCATCAGCCAGTGTTTTAAAAAACTCTttatataacaaaaagtcaacactaatactctgtctgggaaagaaaaagagatctATTGAACCTATTTTCaactaataatatatatatatatataatcaattacattaaaataaatcatttctcaaaattaatagaaagaaataagcaagcagaacattaaaaatgtgcttctacacacacaattataaagatgacagacttaaaaacaactttataaacaaaaacagatgagaacagctgtgtagtgtactgataAGAAACAGCATTGTGagtgaccccacacacccctcacacacactcctcaccctcCTGCCCTCTGGAAAAAGATACAGAAGCATCTgagcctcacaaccagactgtgtaacagtttctttcctccagcCATCAGACTCAACACCCAGAACAGAACATTCATATTCAATATACATCTATGTTTACTGGACCACCTTTTTTCAGTGCTGCCAAAACTGTATATTTCGTTGTACATTacactttaatgctgtttaaatgctgtttttgtaCATCACACTTTAATGCTGCTCCCAGCTGCTGCTATCATATGTGTACATGTTCACAAGCCTCCTTTTCTTTGCACACTGGTCCACATAGACTGTATACTGGTCAGtactctttcattttatttcttactctgtttgcactaggttccacactatacactgtatgtggctagaTTAACTTACTTtctagtccttagctctgtgttgttttatgtagttttgtgttttatgtagcaccatggtcctggaggaacattgtttcatttcactatgtactgcatctacTATTTATGctcgaaatgacaataaaaacttcttgacttgataCCTGATGATACACTGACCTCAGGTAAGTTATTACGCAAATTATGCAGGACAAAAGAAatcacaagaaagaaaaatatcccTGTAGTGTTTAGGAAATAATTAGATTTggaataatgtacatttttgtcCAGCTCTGCAGTATAGCGTTCATTTCTACATGTCTGTGTACAGTAGAGCTTTGAGCattataaatgtacaagcttTAGGACACTGTCAAGATTTTCCACATAAAAGGACTTGCTCAGGTCCATCAGCACACATCTCTTGAATTCTGCACTGATCTGCACTCataacagaacaaacacaagaaaaatacaaacataagaaatacagaaacatgttaaacacaagggtgtaactttggtttgagatgtttaataataccagatgttatggatcattatatattgtataataatgtctattttaactaataatactatataataataataataataataataataataataataacaataaaaataataataataataatcataataattattattattattattattattattatttttgttattattattattattattattgttgttgttgttgttggcttctttatatttttgtatctctaacagatattattattattattattattattattattattattattattattattatttctattattaatgtACAATTGCTTGGACAGTATAATGACCACTGAGACAGAACACCACtttcaaataacaaataacattaataaagttctatcttatcttatgttatatactttgtgtattttttatatattgttggCTTTCTTTTatgtaaagtattttttaaGTCAGTCAATAATATGGCTTATAATTTCATGTCACCTTGTCTTGatattatctttttctttagctgctttacctttgcagctgtaactaTGCACATTTCCCCGCTGTGGGCCGAATAAAGActgatcttatcttatcctatctTATTTGTTCAGTGGAATGGAGTTCCACCCAGGGAGCCTCACACCCAGTTTTCCAGGATGGGATCCAGCTCCTCTGtgaaactgaagaagataaattactgaaagtgtatgaatgaatagaattataatgaattacacttgttataactttattacagaatacagTGGTAAAAAGAAAGTATAGCCAATTCATTGTGGATAATTAAGAGATAAGGATGTCCTGGGTGTTTGAGAGAGTCTCAGTGTACTGTCCTAAAAGATTTGCTAgataacagaaaacgtttagaaaaattgccccagattactTAATGCCATCTCATCGACTCACCAGCAGATGGAGCAAagggattgttggatttgttttacaatttctctgacagttagtgacatgcatttctgagtaagtatatattgatatatcagtgtaagtaaataagtgcattaaagtgtatgtgttaacaataagaacaatacaataatagtaatgattttattattacaataattaataacgataaccaacataaaacaacaagaagaagaagaacaaaacatttcccGCATCCTCCGGAGAGAAAGAGCTCCTCCTGACCACACTCATCCTCCTCAAGGTGGGAGGAGCTTTATCCTACCAcgtgactttaatgtctcactgattttacaataaatccagtgttacagtctaatgttatggaTCTCACAAGCGACCTCATCTACTGCTGAccattagcctaatgctagttatcgtgctagcgaccTAGGCTACTGCTTTAAATTGTagaataaaatccttaagcgtGGTCaagaattcattttatttccacaatgaaatatttaccctgttcgtaggtcacttttaacaaccctgactactggttttacactaaatcatgtttagactactgattaatcagctctcacGCTAAAGGgcttggttacagatgtacaccatCAAGCAttgcaggcataacattatgaccactgacaggtgaagtgaataacactgattatctcctcatcatggcacctgttagtgggtggcatatattaggcagcaagtaaacattttgtcctcaaagttgatgtgttagaagcaggaaaaaatgagcaagcgtaaggatttgagcgagtttgataagggtcaatttgtgatggctagaccactggaaaaactgcagctcttgtggggtgttcccggtctgcagtggtcagtgtctatcaaaggtggtccaaggaagggacagtAGTGAACCGGCGTCAGGGTCATGGgtagccaaggctcattgatgcacgtggggagcgaaggctggcccgtgtgatctga
Encoded proteins:
- the LOC131370818 gene encoding protein kinase C epsilon type-like, producing the protein MVSPSATARNLGVGPLRTPARAFLMIQLLPPLISNGDPIKLGQKPIGCAAGLLAVSAGAGYFVYRYFQRRSTATDHTQPAHDSVDVLGESPDTPSVLQVDEPKVLIFTGDPHSDTSAVSLSVEIKRDHLRILRGPESQPCETTETYPLHHEEFSYDDTEDPSTDMQAVEANLQLQSTEPQQDTSAVSLVAELYDEPLPTASGDDPTAFVLNECNSEESREDEELQPERKSLEDFNFLSVLGKGTYGKVILSELKGTDEVYALKFMQKDMIWEYENISCTFMERRILALASEHPYLTHLYCSFQTSDSLCFAMEFVNGGDLAFHISCSCGFDEPRTRFYAAEIACALMFLHRNGIIHRDLKPGNILLDADGHCKLADFGLCAEGILDGKTANTFCGTPNYMAPEVLQYWEYDTSVDWWALGVIMYEMMTGYAPFHDHNEEKMFESIINAEPEYPSDLSRNAVNILKAFLRKKPMDRLGCVVSEGKENAIKAHPFFSEINWSWLEQRKITPPFQPQITSKRDVNNFDGRFTREEPKLSHGNLSFFIQSIQEEFDGFSFINTKY